TCCTCAGGGGTGCCTTTCATGGGATCGCCTGAGGCAAACGCCGGACGCTCGGCGCTTATTATCTGTACGCTCATATTTCCACCCGTATCATACATGAGCATACCGATCACATTTCTGCCGAAAGGATAAGTAGCTGTCCCATCCGGGCGTCGCAATTCGAGGGAGGCAAGTTTCCATGTACCGATCAACTGATCTTTAGCAGTCATGAGCGCCTCTCCTGAACCCATTTCAGGATCTACCTTATCACTACGGCTTCAGTTGGCACATGTAGGTCAAGGTGTCGATCTGCGAACCGCCTTCCAGCTCGGTATCGTTGACATTCACCCGTCTCAGCATCATGACTGTCCCGTCATCGCTCTTGTAATCATACCCGGTGGAATGAAGGACATAGTGTCTGCCGTTCACCTCACCCAGGTACAGAATCACATGAGCAGGGCTGCCGAGCAGGGTCACAGCCGGTTCGCACTCCTTGAGATACGTATATTTCACAGCATTCGGTGCTTCTTTCGGAAAGGATATCACGTGGTCGGATGCATGAAGCTGAAATGTTGTCGAGTCCATGACTTTTATGCCAAAAGTCCTGAGCACCCCGCGCACCGCCCCGCAGCAGTGACGGGCCTCATAGGCATCCCCTCCCGACCAGGGATCGTTGAGCTTGGTGAAAAAGGTATTGATGATATTCCTCTGTGTGAACGGCTGATAGCCCACACTGACCCCCGCATCCGGTTTCACCAGGCCAGGAACCGTCTCGAAAGTACCGTCAGCCTTTCGGAACGGCGCAAGAACATGAAAGCCGTCAGCCGTCTTCTTCACCAGCTTGACCCTGGCGCCCATGTACAGGTCAATAAGAAAATTTTTAGGCGCTTTTTCGCTGTATACCGGGACCTTGCCGGTGGTAACCATGATGAAATCCCTGGATTCGACATAGTTTCTTATCTCTTTTGCAGAGCCTATGGCTACTTCGAGGGCGGGAACCCAGCCGAAATTGAACTCGCTGCGGACATAATACCAGTCGCCATCCCTAGAAGTATGCAGAACTGCCACCGGCGAGGCGGCATCGAGAGCATTGAATGAATTATTGGAAATCCAGCCGCTCTGCTCGCTCCACGTTTCATTGTGTGTGGGGAATTTCCTGTGTGATGAAGGGGCAACCATAATCCCGTACCGGGGAGTAACGGTGACTGGAATCGCATCGATATTGGCCTGTTCGCTGATCTTCTTTTTCATGTCATCTTCGTATTTCTTTTTCCGGAAGTCATAGAGGGTGCCTGATTCCATTGCTCTTTGATAATTTTTGATGAGGACACGGAGGCTGTCGCCGGAAAAAGTGCGGATGGAGAGCGGATCCTCTACCAATGAATTTGTCCTTAAGGTATAGGGTTTTCCGTTTATGTCCTTGAAGTCGTATGTTTTGGTGCTGTTTTTCTTATTAAACTCCACGATCTGCTCCGGTGTCAGGATTACTAGGTCCGGATTCCCCTTTATATTGGCGATCCAGAACTCCGGATGCAGCATTTCCTCAGTTGTATTAGGTGACAATCTCGGAGCGTTTTCGGACTTTTCTTTGCTGACATCATACTGCGCTTCGCCGCTCCGGGCGAGAATAACCGACAAAATCACAAAAAGAGTGTAACGAAACATTGCCGCCATCTGGAGTACCTCCTTAAAAAAAATCTGAACGATTCCATTTTTCCTGGAAAAATATAAGTATAAATAAGTTCTTGCCATGTATTATACTTTTTTTTGAGATTGATTATTTTTATTTTTCCGTATCTTACATTTTCCTTTTACCCTGAATGTATCCAGATTTTCGAAGGAAAGCTCATGAGTCTCGGTACCAAAGCGCTCATCGGACTCTTGGCGGGCATTTTTACCGGGGTGACCCTCGCCATGTTCGCAGGACGGAGCGCGGCCGGGATTGCGACTGGTGCGAACCTGCTTGGCGCTCTATGGATCAATGCCATCCTCATGACAATCGTGCCGCTTGTTGTCGCAAAGGTTATTGTCACTTTTGCGCAGAATGAAGCCGCGGCAGTTCTGCGCTCGGCCGGCTGGCGAGCCCTGGGAATAATCGCGGGCCTTCTCGTCGTGCCGGCAGTGCTGACCGTGCTGGCTATGCCCCGGCTGTTCGAGTGGTTCCCCATCGATTCCACGGCTGCCGCTTCTCTTCGTGACAGCGCCGCCCGTATGGGCATGGGAAGCGCGCCGTCCCCGGCGGCATTCAGCCAGTGGCTGCTAACCATTGTTCCGAGCAATCCGGTAAAAGCTGCCGCCGACAGCGCGATGCTGCCGTTAATCGTCTTCTCTCTCTTGCTGGGCATCGCCCTGACCCGCATCGCACCTGATTCCAGCCGTTTGGTGGTGAATCTCTTCAAGGCTATCGATGAGGCGATCATGGTCCTTCTGAATGTGATCGTGCG
This sequence is a window from Candidatus Latescibacter sp.. Protein-coding genes within it:
- a CDS encoding SH3 domain-containing protein, with product MAAMFRYTLFVILSVILARSGEAQYDVSKEKSENAPRLSPNTTEEMLHPEFWIANIKGNPDLVILTPEQIVEFNKKNSTKTYDFKDINGKPYTLRTNSLVEDPLSIRTFSGDSLRVLIKNYQRAMESGTLYDFRKKKYEDDMKKKISEQANIDAIPVTVTPRYGIMVAPSSHRKFPTHNETWSEQSGWISNNSFNALDAASPVAVLHTSRDGDWYYVRSEFNFGWVPALEVAIGSAKEIRNYVESRDFIMVTTGKVPVYSEKAPKNFLIDLYMGARVKLVKKTADGFHVLAPFRKADGTFETVPGLVKPDAGVSVGYQPFTQRNIINTFFTKLNDPWSGGDAYEARHCCGAVRGVLRTFGIKVMDSTTFQLHASDHVISFPKEAPNAVKYTYLKECEPAVTLLGSPAHVILYLGEVNGRHYVLHSTGYDYKSDDGTVMMLRRVNVNDTELEGGSQIDTLTYMCQLKP